One segment of Carya illinoinensis cultivar Pawnee chromosome 1, C.illinoinensisPawnee_v1, whole genome shotgun sequence DNA contains the following:
- the LOC122308168 gene encoding U-box domain-containing protein 5-like: MGSDVAEVVESQSIPCSFKVHCLMCTELLNLVDRISRIFPAIELARPRCSSGIQELCSLNRAVERANLLLQYCSESSKLYLALTGDVIVSRCQRSRKLLEQSLGQVQTMVPLELGEEISHIIDDLRHAKFMLDSSEEGAGKAVRGLLHQDASTTDLVETSEVKALQLAFSALHISSPKAILIEKRSIKKLLDKVGDTDTTKKKILKYLLYLLKKYGNLILQEQSASACVQRERASAFENCSSSSAHSLSTEVGLRMVYQHHEAQIDFLSRATPPEQFKCPISSKLMYDPVVIASGQTFERMCIQKWFDEGNDTCPKTKMKLAHLSLTPNNTMKDLISKWCMKYEVIIADPTMLPEFVHSWEASSASIASFGSSMNDLHFPIDLSNVSLGSLETSYTLDSSHSKTADGLNLNSMWTKGELKFQSNAGIHETDLERLSKLAELEWESQCKAIEDAKKHLNVSEEAFLFVSYDDFAEPIIRFLKDAQDRHDVKAQKAGCQLLLTYVSKNRSGISYLWEGAFSVLTTFLNSAAAEEALYILEVLSGHPYCRDKIAAFDALIAILKMLDSNNTDFQEQAIKILSNLSSNSDVCSDIVSLECIPKLVPFLVDSTFAGRCVLLLKNLCRTEEARISVAETNGCIASIAELLVSDSHEDQENAVAVLLSLCSQRVQYCKLVMDEGVIPALVDISINGNDKGRASALELLRCLRDIKYVDDREYSVPDINASRDPPNLSKEKKSPKATGFFGRIPIFSKPISFTAKKKK, from the exons GTGCATTGTTTAATGTGCACTGAACTTCTGAATTTGGTTGATAGAATATCAAGAATATTTCCGGCTATAGAACTGGCTCGCCCTCGATGTTCATCAGGAATACAGGAACTATGCTCATTAAACCGTGCAGTTGAGAGAGCCAATCTACTTCTTCAATACTGCAGCGAGTCTAGTAAACTTTATCtg GCATTAACAGGGGATGTAATAGTCTCAAGATGTCAAAGATCAAGGAAACTGTTGGAGCAAAGTTTAGGACAAGTTCAAACGATGGTTCCACTTGAGTTGGGTGAAGAG ATCTCTCACATCATAGATGATCTTAGGCATGCAAAATTTATGCTGGATTCATCTGAAGAAGGGGCCGGTAAGGCTGTGCGAGGATTGCTCCATCAGGATGCTTCTACAACAGATTTAGTGGAAACTTCTGAAGTTAAAGCTCTTCAATTGGCATTTTCAGCTCTTCATATTTCATCCCCAAAGGCTATCTTGATAGAGAAGCGATCTATCAAGAAGCTGCTTGATAAAGTTGGTGATACTGACACAACTAAAAAgaagattttaaaatatcttttgtATTTATTGAAGAAGTATGGAAACTTGATCCTTCAAGAGCAATCAGCAAGTGCCTGTGTTCAGCGTGAACGAGCGTCTGCATTTGAGAACTGCAGTAGTAGTTCTGCACATAGCCTGTCTACTGAAGTGGGATTGCGCATGGTATATCAGCATCATGAGGCTCAAATTGACTTCTTAAGTAGAGCTACACCTCCTGAACAATTTAAATGTCCTATATCATCAAAGTTGATGTATGATCCTGTTGTCATTGCATCTGGACAAACATTTGAGAGGATGTGCATACAGAAGTGGTTTGATGAGGGTAATGATACATGTCCAAAGACTAAAATGAAACTGGCCCACCTGTCATTGACTCCAAACAATACCATGAAGGATTTAATATCGAAGTGGTGCATGAAGTATGAAGTCATCATTGCTGACCCAACTATGCTACCAGAATTCGTTCACTCTTGGGAAGCTTCTTCCGCTTCTATTGCTAGTTTTGGCAGTTCTATGAATGATCTACACTTTCCGATTGATCTCAGCAATGTATCACTTGGATCATTAGAGACTAGTTACACTTTGGATTCCTCACACAGTAAGACAGCAGATGGCTTAAACTTAAATTCTATGTGGACAAAAGGCGAGCTCAAATTTCAATCTAATGCAGGTATACATGAGACAGATTTGGAACGTCTATCTAAATTAGCTGAACTTGAATGGGAATCCCAATGCAAAGCCATTGAAGATGCCAAAAAGCATCTGAATGTCAGTGAAGAAGCTTTTCTATTTGTGTCATATGATGATTTTGCTGAACCAATAATTAGATTTCTGAAGGATGCACAGGACCGGCATGATGTAAAAGCTCAAAAGGCTGGATGTCAGTTGTTGTTGACATATGTGAGCAAAAACAG AAGTGGGATCTCATACTTATGGGAAGGAGCATTTAGTGTCTTGACCACTTTTCTTAATTCAGCAGCAGCAGAAGAAGCCCTATACATATTGGAAGTGTTGTCTGGGCACCCGTACTGTAGAGATAAAATTGCAGCATTTGATGCTTTAATAGCCATCTTAAAGATGCTCGACTCCAATAACACAGATTTCCAGGAACAGGCCATCAAAATTCTGAGCAATTTGTCCTCCAATAGTGATGTTTGTTCCGACATTGTATCTTTGGAATGCATCCCAAAATTGGTTCCTTTCTTAGTTGATAGCACTTTTGCAGGACGTTGTGTACTTCTATTGAAGAACTTATGCAGGACGGAGGAGGCTAGGATTTCTGTTGCTGAAACTAATGGATGCATTGCCTCTATTGCTGAACTACTTGTCTCTGACAGtcacgaggatcaagaaaatgcaGTGGCTGTTCTCCTTTCACTATGCTCTCAACGTGTTCAGTATTGTAAGTTGGTCATGGATGAGGGTGTCATTCCTGCTCTTGTTGATATATCTATCAATGGTAATGACAAGGGCAGGGCGAGTGCATTGGAGTTGCTCCGGTGCTTGAGAGATATCAAGTATGTTGATGATCGAGAGTACTCTGTACCTGATATCAACGCCTCTAGAGACCCTCCAAATCTctctaaagaaaagaaatcaccCAAGGCAACTGGGTTTTTTGGAAGGATACCAATTTTCTCAAAACCCATTTCTTTCActgcaaaaaagaagaaatga
- the LOC122308177 gene encoding tubby-like F-box protein 5: protein MSLKSIVRELWELKDGMGSMSRRGGERKHWHRKRTSHIAPDQVPPPSSEVIQQGRWSNLPPELLLDIIRRVEDSETSWPARAVVVFCASVCKSWRTITREIVQTPEQCGRLTFPISLKQPGPRESPIQCFIRRDRATSTYCLYYGLVPSEDENDKLLLAAKKIRRATSTDFVVSLVADDFSRASSTYVGKLRSNFLGTKFTIYDSQPPCESTVQLNSRSSRRFHSKQVSPRVPACNYSVGTVSYELNVLRTRGPRRMHCIMQSIPVSSIEEGGKAPTPTSFPNSFDQQQFSPLPAPKGKDTVTDFSSSSLSEPSVSIQSSVEPLVLKNKAPRWHEQLQCWCLNFRGRVTVASVKNFQLVASVGTSHNVSAADQEKVILQFGKIGKDIFTMDYRYPLSAFQAFAVCLSSFDTKPACE from the exons ATGTCCCTTAAAAGCATTGTACGTGAGTTGTGGGAGTTAAAGGATGGAATGGGGAGCATGTCAAGGCGGGGAGGGGAAAGGAAACATTGGCATAGAAAGAGAACGTCACATATTGCTCCTGATCAGGTACCACCACCCTCATCTGAAGTAATTCAGCAGGGCCGGTGGTCGAATTTACCGCCGGAATTGCTCTTGGACATAATCCGGAGGGTAGAAGATAGTGAGACATCCTGGCCTGCTCGGGCTGTCGTTGTCTTTTGTGCTTCTGTTTGCAAGTCATGGAGGACGATTACTAGGGAGATTGTCCAAACTCCCGAGCAATGCGGAAGGCTCACATTTCCTATCTCATTGAAGCAG CCGGGGCCTCGTGAATCTCCAATACAGTGCTTTATCAGGAGGGACAGAGCCACTTCTACATATTGTTTATACTACGGTCTGGTGCCTT CCGAAGATGAGAATGATAAATTGTTGTTAGCAGCCAAAAAGATTAGAAGGGCAACAAGCACGGATTTTGTTGTATCTTTGGTCGCAGATGATTTTTCTCGGGCAAGCAGTACATATGTTGGTAAACTGAG GTCTAATTTCTTGGGTACAAAGTTCACCATATATGACAGCCAACCTCCATGTGAATCCACAGTTCAACTAAATAGTCGATCCAGTCGTAGATTTCATTCTAAGCAGGTGTCTCCGAGAGTTCCAGCGTGTAACTACAGTGTAGGGACGGTCTCCTATGAGCTCAATGTTCTTCGAACAAGAGGGCCAAGGAGAATGCATTGCATCATGCAGTCCATACCTGTCTCTTCTATTGAGGAGGGAGGAAAGGCTCCAACACCAACATCATTCCCAAACTCCTTTGATCAGCAGCAGTTTTCTCCTCTACCAGCTCCAAAAGGAAAAGATACGGTCACAGATTTTAGCTCAAGTAGCCTCTCAGAGCCGTCAGTATCCATCCAGAGCTCAGTAGAGCCACTGGTTCTTAAAAACAAGGCTCCTAGATGGCATGAACAGCTGCAGTGCTGGTGCTTGAATTTCAGAGGGCGTGTTACCGTGGCTTCTGTCAAGAATTTCCAGCTTGTGGCATCTGTTGGCACATCCCACAATGTTTCAGCTGCAGACCAAGAAAAGGTAATCTTACAGTTTGGAAAGATTGGAAAAGATATCTTCACCATGGATTATCGCTACCCACTCTCTGCCTTCCAAGCCTTTGCTGTCTGCTTGAGCAGCTTTGATACTAAACCGGCCTGTGAATGA